In Juglans regia cultivar Chandler chromosome 13, Walnut 2.0, whole genome shotgun sequence, the following proteins share a genomic window:
- the LOC109014387 gene encoding probable 6-phosphogluconolactonase 1 yields MAVSGARDNRGEVRIHESLDELSAILADYIAELSEASVKERGAFAIALSGGSLVGLIGKLCEAPYNKTVDWSKWYIFWADERVVAKNHTDSNYKQAKDGLLSKVPIVPSHVHSINDSVSAEEAAEEYEFSIRQLVKTRVVGVSEIGDCPKFDLILLGMGPDGHIASLFPNNSVLNERDEWVTFITDSPEPPPERITFTLPVINSASNVAMVVTGDSKAEAVHLAIDDVGHDCPSPPARMVQPMKGKLVWFLDKPAASKLDRSQFSE; encoded by the exons ATGGCTGTCTCTGGGGCTCGTGACAATAGAGGGGAGGTGAGAATCCATGAAAGTTTGGATGAGCTTAGCGCCATTTTGGCAGACTATATTGCTGAATTATCAGAGGCATCGGTGAAGGAGCGGGGTGCCTTTGCCATTGCGTTGTCCGGTGGTTCTCTTGTTGGCTTAATAGG AAAACTCTGTGAAGCTCCGTACAACAAGACTGTAGACTGGTCCAAATGGTATATATTTTGGGCTGATGAGCGTGTTGTGGCCAAAAATCATACTGACAGCAATTATAAGCAAGCGAAGGATGGCCTATTGTCCAAG GTTCCTATAGTTCCCAGTCATGTGCATTCTATTAATGACTCAGTGTCGGCTGAGGAGGCTGCTGAGGAGTACGAGTTTTCCATTCGTCAATTAGTGAAAACTCGTGTGGTCGGTGTGTCCGAGATTGGTGACTGCCCTAAGTTTGACCTTATTCTCCTTGGAATGGGCCCTGATGGCCATATTGCCTCACTATTCCCTAACAACTCGGTGCTCAATGAAAGAGATGAGTGGGTAACTTTTATTACAGACTCTCCCGAACCCCCACCGGAGAGAATCACATTCACTTTGCCTGTCATCAACTCAGCCTCCAATGTAGCCATGGTTGTAACAGGTGACAGCAAAGCAGAGGCTGTGCACTTGGCAATTGACGATGTGGGACATGACTGTCCGTCACCTCCCGCGAGGATGGTCCAGCCAATGAAAGGGAAGTTGGTATGGTTTTTGGACAAGCCAGCTGCATCAAAACTTGACCGTTCTCAATTTTCTGAGTAG